A stretch of the Epinephelus fuscoguttatus linkage group LG2, E.fuscoguttatus.final_Chr_v1 genome encodes the following:
- the chrna3 gene encoding neuronal acetylcholine receptor subunit alpha-3 produces the protein MKANFCFVLPPCSFLLFLLPGGSCSDAEHRLFSGIFSNYNQYIRPVENVTDPVIVQFEVSMSQLVKVDEVNQIMETNLWLRHIWNDYKLRWNPKDFGGVEFIRVPSNRIWKPDIVLYNNAVGDFQVDDKTKALLRYNGDVTWIPPAIFKSSCKIDVTYFPFDYQNCTMKFGSWTYDKAKIDLVLIGSTINLKDFWETGEWTIIDAPGYKHDIKYNCCEEIYTDITYSLYIRRLPLFYTINMIIPCLLISFLTVLVFYLPSDCGEKVTLCISVLLSLTVFLLVITETIPSTSLVIPLIGEYLLFTMIFVTLSIVITVFVLNVHYRTPKTHTMPCWVRTVFLGLLPRVMFMTRPERDPETVAAASSVQTVHSRPCAIHSSGTLQKQHKPQALASGVVSSLTNRQRLFNNTELSNLNNLSGDPVKGAGSTFLCCEGRCNCCWHQRSSKLPADSGGGSGGLGSLGALTGGSAVGVGGESQCSSSESLDGGIMSLLPLSPEVREAIESVKYIAENMRLQNEAKEVQDDWKYVAMVIDRIFLWVFVLVCILGTAGLFLQPLLLGDDI, from the exons ATGAAAGCCAATTTTTGCTTCGTTTTGCCCCCATGTTCCTTCCTCCTGTTTCTTCTGCCAG GAGGCTCCTGTTCAGATGCAGAGCACAGGCTCTTCTCTGGGATATTCTCCAACTACAACCAGTATATACGACCAGTGGAAAATGTGACCGACCCAGTCATTGTACAGTTCGAGGTGTCCATGTCACAGCTGGTCAAAGTG GATGAAGTCAATCAGATCATGGAGACAAATCTGTGGCTGAGACAT atttggAATGACTACAAACTCAGATGGAATCCAAAGGATTTTGGAGGCGTCGAGTTTATCCGGGTGCCGTCCAACAGGATATGGAAGCCAGACATTGTGCTCTACAACAA TGCAGTCGGAGATTTCCAGGTTGATGACAAAACAAAGGCCCTGCTTCGGTACAATGGTGATGTCACCTGGATCCCTCCAGCCATATTCAAGAGCTCCTGCAAGATTGACGTCACCTACTTCCCCTTCGACTACCAAAACTGCACCATGAAGTTTGGCTCCTGGACGTACGACAAGGCCAAGATCGATCTGGTGCTAATTGGCTCAACTATTAACCTCAAGGATTTCTGGGAGACCGGCGAGTGGACGATCATCGACGCCCCTGGTTACAAACATGACATTAAGTACAACTGCTGTGAGGAAATCTACACAGATATCACCTACTCATTGTACATCCGCCGCCTGCCACTTTTCTACACCATAAACATGATCATCCCCTGCCTTCTCATCTCCTTCCTCACTGTGCTCGTCTTCTACCTGCCATCTGATTGCGGCGAGAAAGTCACTCTGTGTATCTCCGTCCTGCTGTCTTTAACTGTCTTCCTCCTCGTCATAACAGagaccatcccctccacctcactAGTCATCCCCCTGATTGGTGAGTACCTCCTCTTCACCATGATCTTTGTCACCCTCTCTATTGTCATCACTGTCTTTGTGCTGAACGTACACTACCGCACACCAAAGACCCACACTATGCCCTGCTGGGTGCGAACTGTATTCCTGGGGCTGCTGCCCAGGGTGATGTTCATGACTAGGCCAGAGAGGGACCCTGAGACGGTGGCAGCGGCCAGCAGTGTTCAGACGGTGCATTCAAGGCCCTGTGCCATTCATTCATCAGGTACTTTGCAGAAGCAGCACAAACCTCAGGCCCTGGCCTCCGGTGTGGTGTCCAGCCTGACCAACCGCCAACGGCTTTTCAACAACACAGAGCTCTCCAATCTCAATAACTTAAGTGGAGACCCGGTCAAAGGTGCAGGCTCCACCTTCTTGTGCTGCGAGGGCCGTTGCAACTGCTGCTGGCACCAGAGATCCAGCAAACTGCCTGCGGACTCTGGAGGAGGGAGTGGAGGGCTGGGCAGTTTGGGGGCACTGACTGGAGGCAGTGCTGTTGGGGTTGGAGGGGAAAGTCAGTGCTCCAGCTCAGAATCTCTGGATGGAGGAATAATGTCCCTGTTGCCGCTCTCACCTGAGGTCAGAGAGGCTATTGAGAGTGTCAAATACATAGCAGAGAacatgagactacagaatgaAGCGAAGGAG GTTCAGGATGACTGGAAGTACGTTGCCATGGTTATTGACAGGATCTTTCTTTGGGTTTTTGTCCTTGTGTGCATTCTGGGAACAGCCGGCCTCTTCCTCCAGCCTCTATTACTTGGGGATGACATTTGA